One stretch of Brevibacillus laterosporus DNA includes these proteins:
- the groL gene encoding chaperonin GroEL, which yields MAKQIKFSEDARRSMLRGVESLANAVKVTLGPKGRNVVLEKKFGSPLITNDGVTIAKEIELEDAYENMGAQLVKEVATKTNDIAGDGTTTATVLAASMIREGLKNVTAGANPMVIRRGIDKAVRAAVEEIHAIAKPVESKSAIAQVASISADDQEVGSLIAEAMEKVGKDGVITVEESKGFVTELEVVEGMQFDRGYASPYMITDTDKMEAVLSNPFILITDKKIGNIQEVLPVLEQVVQSGKPLVIIAEDVEGEALATLVVNKLRGTFTAVAVKAPGFGDRRKAMLQDIATLTGGEVITEELGLDLKATKIEQLGRAAKVVVTKENTTIVEGSGEKAAIEGRVAQIRQQIEDTTSEFDREKLQERLAKLAGGVAVVKVGAATETELKEKKLRIEDALNSTRAAVEEGIVAGGGTTLITVMHAIEKLDLQGEEGLGAKIVLRALEEPVRQIAANAGLEGSVIVERLKKEEVGIGFNAATEQWVNMIEEGIVDAAKVTRSALSNAASVAAMFLTTEAVVADKPEENKPAMPDMGAMGGMGGMGMM from the coding sequence ATGGCAAAGCAAATCAAGTTCTCCGAAGATGCACGTCGTTCCATGTTGCGCGGTGTAGAATCTCTTGCAAATGCAGTTAAAGTAACACTTGGACCAAAAGGCCGTAACGTGGTTCTAGAGAAAAAATTCGGTTCTCCATTGATTACAAATGATGGTGTAACGATTGCAAAAGAAATCGAATTAGAAGATGCTTATGAAAACATGGGTGCTCAATTGGTTAAAGAAGTTGCTACTAAAACCAACGATATCGCTGGTGACGGTACTACTACTGCAACTGTGCTTGCTGCTTCCATGATTCGTGAAGGTCTAAAAAACGTAACTGCTGGTGCTAACCCAATGGTGATTCGTCGTGGTATTGATAAAGCGGTTCGCGCTGCTGTAGAAGAGATCCATGCAATCGCAAAACCAGTAGAAAGCAAATCTGCAATCGCACAAGTTGCTTCTATCTCTGCTGATGATCAAGAAGTAGGTAGCTTGATTGCTGAAGCTATGGAAAAAGTAGGAAAAGACGGTGTTATCACTGTTGAAGAATCCAAAGGCTTCGTAACTGAGCTTGAAGTGGTTGAAGGTATGCAATTTGACCGTGGATACGCTTCTCCTTACATGATCACTGATACTGATAAAATGGAAGCTGTTCTTAGCAATCCATTTATCTTAATCACTGATAAAAAAATCGGAAACATCCAAGAAGTATTGCCTGTACTTGAGCAAGTGGTACAAAGTGGTAAGCCACTAGTTATCATTGCTGAAGATGTTGAAGGCGAAGCTTTGGCTACTTTGGTAGTTAATAAATTGCGTGGTACATTCACAGCAGTAGCGGTTAAAGCTCCTGGATTTGGTGATCGTCGTAAAGCAATGCTGCAAGATATCGCTACCCTAACTGGCGGTGAAGTAATTACTGAAGAGTTGGGTCTTGATCTCAAGGCTACAAAAATTGAACAATTGGGTCGTGCTGCGAAAGTTGTTGTTACAAAAGAAAACACAACAATCGTTGAAGGTTCTGGAGAAAAAGCAGCTATCGAAGGTCGCGTAGCGCAAATCCGTCAACAAATCGAAGACACTACTTCTGAATTCGATCGTGAAAAACTGCAAGAGCGTTTGGCTAAATTAGCTGGTGGCGTTGCGGTGGTTAAAGTTGGAGCTGCTACAGAAACTGAGTTGAAAGAGAAGAAGCTTCGTATTGAAGATGCTCTGAACTCTACTCGTGCAGCTGTAGAAGAAGGTATCGTAGCAGGTGGTGGTACTACACTAATTACTGTTATGCATGCTATTGAGAAGCTAGATCTTCAAGGTGAAGAAGGTCTAGGTGCTAAGATCGTTCTTCGTGCTTTGGAAGAGCCTGTACGCCAAATCGCAGCAAATGCTGGTTTGGAAGGTTCAGTAATCGTTGAGCGTTTGAAAAAAGAAGAAGTAGGCATTGGTTTCAATGCTGCTACTGAACAATGGGTTAATATGATTGAAGAGGGTATTGTAGACGCAGCTAAAGTAACTCGTTCTGCTCTATCTAATGCTGCTTCCGTTGCTGCTATGTTCTTGACTACAGAAGCGGTTGTAGCAGATAAACCAGAAGAAAATAAACCTGCAATGCCAGACATGGGTGCTATGGGTGGCATGGGCGGAATGGGTATGATGTAA
- a CDS encoding DUF4129 domain-containing protein: protein MSGASFWKQKKGLEWLAALFLFLLLREWLSPLPTLSDTGNISSFLYLLVGIVLVDMTFRSHLLGLLIKGILALVIFHAEFVELSFFNPEWLLETLRAVSEDFTKIFSQDWANMSIISRNLLFLSMILILVTLLNNLVLEQRQGLWFVFITISYLAVLDTFMPFNGSGAIMRTLLIGFMLITTLHLSSIQKGFTYRGPQSAIWKTLVVPLMIISLAIGVGYSAPKADPTWPDPIGFLQGKAGKGKSDVIRKVGYDTNDKTLGGPFQQDDTKVFTVTTNDKYYLRGDAKDVYTGKGWIKSDKQLESIVHPKNYMWSDTLFSGLETKKVMAVMQAEGEQLPAIFYPGQLKGIEELNPGNVTLTYDTISQGVLTFNGAMQKDSNSRTFIERDDSILIPTPVEQYMDHYQLQAEIPVISEKKIIMAGTDYPRDIQERYLQLPNALPDRIKNLAEKITETSTNPYDKARAIENYLRTEGRYRYETKDVTMPREGQDFVDQFLFETMKGYCDHFSTSMVVMLRSIDIPARWVKGFAPGQEISRDANNNITMEVRNRDAHSWVEVYFPGSGWIPFEATASFTSPLRVNYDRFSNESSEVNIPASTEDKEVNKPKQLDRLEDEDVPVAKKSVAFSWVWLLPIGFFIIVGAWFLWKKRQQMYLWWLQRKMTQYAQDDFPRRFTLVLTIFEKMVSPRHSGETLREYVNRLQISGDKRQDLLYLTTIYEKTLYGLKEMEEKAKSLWQQTIERLIRQMKP from the coding sequence ATGTCAGGAGCATCCTTTTGGAAGCAAAAAAAAGGGCTGGAGTGGCTAGCTGCCCTGTTTTTGTTTTTGTTGTTACGCGAGTGGTTGTCGCCTCTACCTACTCTTTCTGATACTGGAAATATCAGTAGCTTTCTCTATCTGCTGGTGGGGATCGTATTGGTTGATATGACCTTCCGTAGTCATTTGCTGGGATTATTGATTAAAGGTATCCTTGCCCTTGTGATATTTCATGCCGAGTTTGTAGAGCTTTCTTTTTTTAATCCAGAGTGGCTGTTGGAAACGTTGCGAGCGGTTAGTGAAGATTTTACTAAGATATTTAGTCAAGATTGGGCAAATATGAGTATTATTTCAAGAAATCTGCTGTTTTTAAGCATGATTTTGATATTGGTTACCTTGCTAAATAATCTCGTGTTAGAACAAAGACAAGGCTTATGGTTTGTCTTTATCACCATTTCCTATCTTGCTGTGTTAGATACCTTTATGCCGTTTAATGGTAGTGGTGCGATTATGCGGACCTTGCTAATTGGCTTTATGCTAATTACGACTCTACATCTATCATCTATTCAAAAGGGTTTTACATATAGAGGACCTCAGTCTGCTATCTGGAAAACGCTGGTGGTTCCACTGATGATCATTTCGCTCGCAATAGGTGTAGGATACTCAGCACCGAAGGCAGATCCCACTTGGCCCGATCCGATTGGTTTTTTGCAAGGAAAGGCTGGAAAAGGTAAGAGCGACGTGATCCGTAAAGTGGGTTACGACACCAATGATAAGACGTTGGGTGGACCCTTTCAGCAGGATGACACCAAGGTATTTACGGTAACAACAAATGATAAATACTATTTGCGTGGCGATGCAAAGGATGTTTATACGGGTAAAGGTTGGATCAAAAGTGATAAACAACTGGAATCAATCGTACACCCTAAAAATTACATGTGGAGTGATACGCTGTTTTCAGGCTTGGAAACAAAAAAGGTCATGGCTGTTATGCAAGCTGAGGGAGAACAGCTACCAGCTATTTTTTATCCAGGACAGCTTAAGGGTATTGAAGAGTTAAATCCAGGAAATGTGACGTTAACTTATGACACGATTTCTCAAGGTGTTTTAACCTTTAATGGGGCTATGCAAAAGGATTCAAATAGTCGCACGTTTATTGAAAGAGACGATAGCATCTTGATTCCGACCCCAGTTGAACAGTACATGGATCATTATCAGCTACAAGCAGAGATTCCAGTGATTAGTGAAAAGAAAATTATTATGGCGGGTACCGATTATCCTAGAGATATTCAAGAACGGTATTTGCAGCTGCCTAATGCTCTCCCTGATCGCATAAAGAATCTAGCTGAAAAAATTACGGAAACGTCAACAAATCCTTACGACAAGGCAAGAGCGATAGAAAATTATTTGCGTACAGAAGGAAGATATCGCTATGAAACGAAAGATGTCACGATGCCTAGGGAAGGACAAGATTTTGTAGATCAATTTCTATTTGAAACAATGAAGGGATATTGCGATCATTTTTCGACTTCTATGGTGGTAATGCTCCGATCAATTGATATCCCTGCACGTTGGGTAAAAGGGTTTGCTCCAGGCCAAGAAATTAGCCGGGACGCCAACAACAACATTACGATGGAAGTAAGAAATAGGGATGCTCATTCTTGGGTAGAAGTCTACTTCCCAGGTAGCGGTTGGATTCCGTTTGAAGCAACAGCTTCTTTTACCTCTCCTTTGCGTGTAAATTACGATCGTTTTTCTAATGAGTCAAGTGAGGTAAATATACCTGCTTCCACAGAGGATAAAGAAGTGAACAAACCCAAACAACTTGATCGACTTGAGGATGAGGACGTTCCTGTAGCTAAAAAGAGTGTAGCATTCTCATGGGTATGGTTATTGCCGATTGGTTTTTTTATCATAGTGGGAGCATGGTTTTTGTGGAAAAAACGTCAACAGATGTATTTGTGGTGGCTACAACGCAAAATGACACAATACGCTCAGGATGATTTTCCACGTAGATTTACGTTAGTTCTAACGATATTTGAAAAAATGGTTTCGCCTCGACATTCTGGTGAAACATTGCGAGAATATGTGAATCGTTTGCAAATTAGCGGAGATAAGCGCCAAGATCTACTTTATTTAACAACTATCTATGAAAAAACGCTTTATGGCTTGAAGGAAATGGAAGAGAAAGCAAAATCGTTATGGCAGCAGACCATTGAGCGATTAATACGCCAAATGAAACCTTGA
- a CDS encoding glutamine-hydrolyzing GMP synthase: protein MEKPLELVVVIDFGGQYNQLIARRVRDLGVYSELMPFNTPVEKIKELNPKGIIFSGGPASVYEEGAPQIDPAIFDLGVPILGICYGMQLMSQTLKGKVERAGKREYGKAEIRLENQHGLYSNWESSEVVWMSHTDKVVELPEGFVIDAVSDSCPIAAISHPERNLYGVQFHPEVRHTVKGHEFVSNFLFNICKCTGDWSMTTFIEDEIREIRETVGNKNVLCALSGGVDSSVVAALIHRAIGDQLTCMFVDHGLLRKGEAESVMETFVGKFDMKVIKIDARERFLNKLKGVTDPEQKRKIIGNEFIYVFDEEAAKLTDMDFLAQGTLYTDIVESGTATAQTIKSHHNVGGLPEDMNFKLIEPLDTLFKDEVRKLGKELGLPDAIVWRQPFPGPGLGIRVLGEITEDKLEIVRESDAILREEIQKAGLDREIWQYFTALPDMKSVGVMGDARTYSYTVGIRAVTSIDGMTADWARIPWDVLEKISVRIVNEVDNVNRIVYDVTSKPPATIEWE, encoded by the coding sequence GTGGAAAAGCCGTTGGAATTAGTGGTAGTAATAGACTTTGGGGGGCAATATAACCAATTGATCGCAAGACGTGTACGTGATTTGGGCGTATACAGTGAGTTGATGCCTTTCAATACGCCTGTGGAAAAAATTAAGGAGCTGAATCCAAAAGGGATTATTTTCTCTGGTGGACCAGCTAGTGTATATGAAGAAGGGGCACCACAAATTGACCCAGCGATTTTTGACCTAGGTGTGCCTATCTTGGGTATTTGCTATGGGATGCAATTAATGTCCCAAACATTGAAGGGTAAAGTAGAACGCGCTGGTAAACGTGAATACGGAAAAGCGGAAATACGTCTTGAAAACCAACATGGTTTGTACAGTAACTGGGAATCTTCTGAAGTAGTATGGATGAGCCATACAGATAAAGTAGTAGAACTACCAGAAGGATTCGTTATTGACGCAGTGAGCGACTCTTGCCCGATTGCTGCTATCAGTCATCCAGAGCGCAATCTATATGGTGTGCAGTTCCATCCAGAAGTTCGTCATACCGTAAAAGGACATGAATTTGTAAGTAACTTCTTGTTTAATATTTGCAAATGCACGGGCGACTGGAGCATGACTACATTTATTGAGGACGAAATCAGAGAGATTCGCGAAACCGTTGGAAATAAAAACGTATTGTGTGCATTGAGCGGTGGGGTTGATTCCTCTGTAGTAGCAGCTCTAATTCATCGCGCGATTGGTGATCAATTAACTTGTATGTTTGTTGATCATGGTTTGTTGCGTAAAGGTGAAGCGGAAAGTGTAATGGAAACGTTCGTAGGCAAATTTGATATGAAAGTAATCAAAATTGATGCGCGTGAACGCTTCTTGAACAAATTAAAAGGTGTAACTGATCCAGAACAAAAACGTAAGATCATTGGTAACGAATTCATTTACGTGTTTGATGAAGAGGCTGCTAAGCTTACGGATATGGACTTCCTAGCTCAAGGTACACTTTATACGGACATTGTTGAGAGTGGAACAGCTACGGCTCAAACTATTAAATCTCACCACAATGTAGGCGGTCTACCAGAAGACATGAACTTTAAGCTAATCGAGCCTTTAGATACATTGTTCAAAGATGAAGTACGTAAACTAGGTAAAGAGCTAGGTCTTCCTGATGCAATCGTTTGGAGACAGCCTTTCCCAGGTCCTGGTCTTGGTATTCGTGTTTTAGGTGAGATTACAGAAGATAAGTTAGAAATTGTTCGTGAATCTGATGCTATCTTGCGTGAAGAGATTCAAAAAGCTGGATTGGATCGCGAAATTTGGCAATACTTCACTGCTTTGCCTGACATGAAGAGCGTGGGGGTAATGGGTGATGCTCGTACGTACTCTTACACAGTAGGAATTCGTGCAGTAACTTCCATCGATGGAATGACAGCCGACTGGGCTCGTATTCCATGGGATGTATTGGAGAAAATTTCTGTACGTATTGTTAATGAAGTAGACAATGTAAACCGTATTGTGTACGATGTTACTTCCAAACCACCAGCAACTATTGAGTGGGAATAA
- a CDS encoding NCS2 family permease translates to MRKYFEFDRHGTTYRREIIAGLTTFLAMAYILAVNPNILSGAGLPPELQAKFPPHDAVFTATALAAAIGTLIMGVVGKLPIGQAPGMGLNAFFAFTAVLTMQIPWQQALAGVFVSCTLFLILSLTGIRSQIIDAIPQNLKNATTAGIGLFIAFMGLKNAGIIVDSPATMVTMGHLSFKEGMDAVQILTVKNALLAVFGLLVTGILLARRIHAGVFFGMLITAVAGMIFGVVELPTQVISSPPSLAPTLGVALPYLLDPSVIFSQGMFIVVFTFLFVDFFDTTGTLLGVCNQAGLLKDGKLERPGSALASDAVAGMAGALLGTSTTTSYIESTAGVAAGGRTGFTAVVIGFMFLLSLFFFPLLAVITPAVTAPALIIVGVLMASSLRNIEWDKLEESLPAFLTMLMMPLSSSIAAGIACGFIFYPVTKAFKGQAREVHPAMYVLFVVFLVYFIWFRE, encoded by the coding sequence GTGCGTAAGTATTTTGAGTTTGATCGACATGGCACCACGTATCGTCGAGAGATTATTGCTGGTCTAACAACCTTCTTGGCAATGGCATATATTTTGGCCGTAAATCCAAACATTTTAAGTGGGGCAGGTTTGCCACCAGAACTACAGGCAAAATTCCCTCCGCATGATGCCGTGTTTACTGCTACTGCACTTGCTGCGGCTATTGGTACACTTATCATGGGTGTTGTCGGGAAGTTACCGATAGGTCAAGCACCAGGTATGGGATTGAATGCATTCTTCGCCTTTACAGCAGTTCTGACCATGCAGATTCCTTGGCAACAAGCCTTGGCTGGTGTATTTGTTTCTTGTACCTTGTTCCTGATCTTGTCTTTAACGGGTATTCGTTCGCAGATAATTGATGCGATCCCGCAAAATTTAAAGAATGCTACGACAGCGGGGATCGGTTTGTTTATTGCTTTTATGGGTCTGAAAAATGCAGGTATTATCGTAGATTCTCCAGCTACCATGGTAACAATGGGGCACTTAAGCTTTAAAGAAGGTATGGATGCTGTACAAATTCTTACAGTAAAAAATGCATTATTAGCTGTCTTTGGATTGTTGGTTACGGGGATTTTATTAGCAAGACGCATTCACGCTGGGGTATTTTTCGGAATGTTGATTACAGCGGTTGCGGGGATGATTTTTGGAGTGGTAGAACTACCTACACAAGTGATATCTTCTCCTCCTAGTTTGGCTCCGACTCTTGGCGTTGCCTTACCTTATCTATTAGACCCAAGTGTTATTTTTTCTCAAGGCATGTTCATTGTTGTTTTCACATTCCTATTTGTGGATTTCTTTGATACAACGGGTACATTGCTTGGAGTATGTAATCAAGCAGGATTGTTAAAAGACGGTAAACTGGAGCGTCCTGGATCAGCGCTTGCTTCTGATGCTGTTGCTGGTATGGCTGGTGCGCTGTTAGGTACTTCTACAACAACAAGCTATATTGAATCTACAGCAGGTGTTGCTGCAGGCGGTAGAACTGGTTTTACAGCGGTTGTCATTGGATTTATGTTCCTGCTGTCGCTGTTCTTCTTCCCACTGCTGGCTGTTATTACTCCCGCTGTTACAGCACCCGCTTTGATTATTGTTGGTGTGTTGATGGCTAGTAGCTTGCGTAACATTGAATGGGATAAATTAGAAGAATCCTTGCCAGCCTTCCTTACGATGCTGATGATGCCTCTATCTTCTAGCATTGCAGCTGGTATTGCTTGTGGATTCATTTTCTATCCAGTCACAAAAGCATTTAAAGGTCAAGCACGTGAAGTACACCCAGCAATGTATGTACTATTCGTCGTTTTTCTGGTTTACTTCATTTGGTTCCGTGAATAG
- the purE gene encoding 5-(carboxyamino)imidazole ribonucleotide mutase — protein MEDQGGSCVVAPVVGVIMGSTSDWETMKEACQILEEIRIPYEKQVVSAHRTPDLMFEYAETAKERGLKVIIAGAGGAAHLPGMIAAKTILPVIGVPVKSAALNGLDSLLSIVQMPGGVPVATVAIGKAGATNAGLLAAQIIGTYDEKISQRLTERREATRKKVMEESDLPHE, from the coding sequence ATGGAAGATCAAGGGGGAAGTTGCGTGGTTGCACCGGTTGTGGGAGTTATCATGGGAAGTACTTCTGATTGGGAAACGATGAAAGAAGCCTGCCAAATTCTAGAGGAGATACGAATTCCGTATGAAAAGCAGGTAGTTTCTGCTCATCGAACGCCTGATCTCATGTTTGAGTATGCTGAGACCGCTAAAGAAAGAGGTCTGAAGGTGATTATTGCTGGAGCAGGTGGAGCGGCTCATCTTCCGGGCATGATAGCGGCTAAGACAATTCTTCCTGTCATCGGTGTACCAGTGAAATCAGCTGCTTTAAACGGGTTAGATTCTCTGTTGTCTATCGTGCAGATGCCGGGTGGTGTTCCGGTTGCTACCGTAGCAATTGGTAAGGCTGGGGCTACGAATGCTGGTTTGTTAGCCGCCCAAATCATTGGGACGTATGACGAAAAGATAAGTCAGCGCTTAACAGAACGAAGAGAAGCAACTCGAAAAAAGGTTATGGAAGAGAGCGATTTGCCTCATGAATAA
- a CDS encoding MoxR family ATPase: MSMIQVDRPHHSIENLILNIEKVLIGKRKMIELGLVALLAKGHVLLEDVPGVGKTMFVRALAKSIGGEFKRIQFTPDLLPTDVTGVSIYNQKTMEFEFRKGPLFANVVLADEINRTSPKTQSALLEAMEEHSVTIDGYTYALNQPFFVMATQNPLEYEGTFPLPEAQLDRFLLQLHLGYPTEKEEMAILTRMGAVHPIESLTAVISVQEIAQLQSMITQIKVTESLKEYIVRLCQKTRNTPSVYLGISPRGTLALCRAAQAYAFIQGRDYVIPDDVKELVPPIFRHRLIMKPEARMDGETPERFINRLLQETRVPVH, encoded by the coding sequence ATGAGTATGATCCAGGTGGATCGTCCCCATCATTCTATAGAGAATCTAATACTGAATATTGAAAAAGTCCTAATCGGTAAAAGAAAGATGATAGAACTAGGCTTGGTTGCTTTATTGGCAAAAGGTCATGTTTTGCTAGAGGATGTTCCGGGTGTAGGAAAAACAATGTTTGTTCGTGCATTAGCAAAATCAATTGGTGGAGAATTTAAAAGGATTCAGTTTACGCCTGACCTACTTCCAACTGATGTGACTGGTGTTTCTATTTATAATCAAAAAACAATGGAGTTTGAATTCCGTAAAGGGCCCTTGTTTGCAAATGTAGTGCTAGCTGATGAAATTAACCGTACCTCGCCAAAGACGCAATCTGCCCTACTAGAAGCGATGGAGGAGCATTCTGTGACGATTGATGGCTATACATATGCACTAAATCAACCATTCTTTGTTATGGCTACTCAGAATCCTCTGGAGTATGAAGGAACGTTCCCACTGCCAGAAGCACAGTTGGATCGCTTTTTGCTGCAACTTCATCTAGGGTATCCTACAGAAAAAGAAGAAATGGCTATTTTAACTCGTATGGGAGCGGTTCATCCTATAGAAAGTTTAACGGCTGTTATTAGTGTACAAGAAATTGCTCAATTACAATCTATGATCACTCAAATCAAAGTAACGGAATCATTGAAAGAGTATATCGTGAGGCTCTGTCAAAAAACACGGAACACCCCAAGTGTCTATCTGGGTATTAGCCCTCGAGGAACATTGGCTCTTTGTCGTGCTGCCCAAGCCTATGCGTTTATTCAAGGACGTGATTACGTTATTCCAGACGATGTGAAGGAGCTAGTACCTCCTATCTTTAGACATCGCCTAATCATGAAGCCAGAGGCACGTATGGACGGGGAAACGCCGGAACGTTTTATCAACCGGTTGTTGCAGGAGACACGAGTCCCTGTACATTGA
- a CDS encoding DUF58 domain-containing protein, with protein sequence MKQRKFNKALLALLVLICYIYAQFQGGFVSWFLFYSICILGIYEGLTYLLMFATLEVTREVDRQRLKDGDDVVVTLTFRRRFWFPLGWNLIVEPLPDKLAGYFEPHQQVIFPGFKKEQVIHYLIPAVPRGHYQLKECILVGGDFFGFLHRQKKIELFNDFLVYPSYKQISHWSAGDGRISGNVHVAHLRSDDVAAVRGVRDYQRGDRLSQIHWRASARGHGLKTKEFEHQAMNQLIFFLDVQKPVSTQIHHHIFETSVKLAASLIYYSNINLHSYGFVARGKERIVIPPAISQEHFFRVFDQLGRIHSDGEDSFARVIGRETLEFPKGYTLVMITSSLTKDLVVHLGNLARSGRNIQLFWVHDHVIPTVEEKEALKRLSAVKVMCKPIHVDEYEELKQIGGA encoded by the coding sequence ATGAAACAGCGAAAATTTAATAAAGCTCTGTTAGCGCTATTGGTGCTGATATGCTATATATATGCACAGTTTCAAGGTGGATTCGTCAGTTGGTTTTTGTTTTATAGCATTTGTATACTCGGTATTTATGAAGGGTTAACATATTTGTTGATGTTTGCAACCCTAGAGGTTACGCGGGAGGTGGATCGCCAAAGGCTAAAAGATGGCGATGATGTTGTTGTTACATTAACTTTCCGTCGACGTTTCTGGTTCCCACTTGGCTGGAACTTAATTGTTGAGCCACTTCCCGATAAATTAGCTGGTTACTTTGAACCACATCAACAAGTTATTTTTCCAGGATTTAAAAAGGAACAAGTGATTCATTATTTAATTCCAGCAGTCCCTCGTGGACATTATCAGCTGAAAGAATGCATTTTGGTTGGTGGTGACTTTTTTGGTTTCTTACATCGGCAGAAAAAGATTGAGTTATTTAATGATTTTTTAGTTTACCCTAGCTATAAGCAAATTAGCCATTGGTCAGCAGGAGACGGACGTATCAGTGGTAATGTCCATGTTGCACATCTGCGTTCAGACGATGTAGCAGCTGTGAGAGGCGTCCGCGATTACCAGAGAGGGGATCGGTTAAGCCAGATTCATTGGAGAGCATCTGCTAGGGGCCACGGGCTTAAAACAAAAGAGTTTGAACATCAGGCGATGAATCAATTGATCTTCTTTCTGGATGTGCAAAAGCCTGTCTCAACTCAAATTCATCACCATATTTTTGAAACCAGTGTAAAACTAGCTGCCAGCCTCATTTACTATTCGAACATTAATTTGCATTCCTATGGGTTCGTAGCACGTGGAAAAGAGCGAATAGTTATTCCGCCAGCTATTTCACAAGAACACTTTTTTCGGGTATTTGATCAATTGGGGAGGATTCACTCTGATGGAGAAGATTCCTTTGCACGTGTTATAGGAAGAGAAACATTGGAATTTCCCAAAGGATATACTCTAGTGATGATTACCTCTTCGTTGACGAAAGACCTAGTGGTACATTTGGGGAATTTAGCTAGGTCTGGACGTAACATTCAGTTGTTCTGGGTGCACGATCATGTGATTCCGACTGTGGAGGAAAAGGAAGCACTAAAGCGATTAAGTGCTGTGAAAGTAATGTGTAAACCAATTCATGTGGATGAATATGAAGAGTTAAAACAGATAGGGGGTGCCTAA
- a CDS encoding co-chaperone GroES, whose translation MLKPLGDRVVLEPISKEETTASGIVLPDTAKEKPQEGRIVAVGSGRIENGERIALEVKEGDKVIFSKYAGTEVKLDNKEFLVLRESDILAVIG comes from the coding sequence GTGTTGAAGCCATTAGGTGATCGTGTCGTACTTGAACCAATTTCTAAAGAAGAAACAACTGCTAGTGGTATCGTTTTGCCTGATACTGCAAAGGAAAAACCACAAGAAGGTCGTATTGTTGCAGTAGGTTCTGGTCGCATTGAAAACGGTGAGCGTATCGCCCTTGAAGTTAAAGAAGGCGATAAAGTAATCTTCTCTAAATATGCTGGTACAGAAGTGAAACTGGACAACAAAGAATTCTTGGTACTTCGTGAGTCCGATATTTTAGCAGTTATCGGCTAA